A segment of the Fusarium oxysporum f. sp. lycopersici 4287 chromosome 4, whole genome shotgun sequence genome:
CTGGGCAACCTCAGCAGAGGGAGTAGTGAAGCCAACCTCAAAAGCACCAGCACGAGAAGCCTCACGCTGGAGGACGTTGTAACCCTGCCACTCCTCAGTTCGGAAGTTAGAAGCGTGCTTATCAACGAAAGCACCAATGGTCTCGTAGTATGCCTTGGCATCCGCGTGGTCAGTAACACCGGAGCCAACAATAATCATAGGTCGCTTGGCGTTCTTGAGAGTCTCTCCAAAGGGACCAGAGAGAGCGGACTTGAGAGCAGCATGGTCGGTACCAAAGTGCTCGAACTCGAATGTAGAGTCCCATgtctcaccaacaacaccgaTCTCAAGGTCGGATCGGAGCCACTGCTTTCGGATACGGGCATTGAGAACAGCAGCCTCATGTCGAGGGTTGCTGCCAACAATCAGGATTGCATCAGCCTCCTCAATACCCCAGATCTGAGAATTGAAAAGGAAGTT
Coding sequences within it:
- a CDS encoding NADH-ubiquinone oxidoreductase 78 kDa subunit, mitochondrial is translated as MPRHTTRPLVLSLISTLLTSELRSGRVTTSSSVRLLVLVLLRLASLLPLLRLPRPSPSSSGSLVLMR